Proteins encoded by one window of Ignavibacteriota bacterium:
- a CDS encoding mechanosensitive ion channel, whose product MTGTVINFFILIITFIIALLQLKIETNILTNILLILIASLSLALAIFFGLGSKEIIKNILAGVYLNKTLQEGESIKIQNTEGKILQIRTILTNIETTKHTLANSLIYLNCFI is encoded by the coding sequence TTGACTGGAACTGTAATTAATTTCTTCATTCTTATTATAACTTTTATAATCGCGCTTTTGCAATTAAAAATAGAGACCAATATTTTAACAAATATTCTTCTCATTCTGATTGCTTCGCTGAGTTTAGCCTTGGCAATTTTCTTCGGCTTGGGTTCTAAAGAAATTATTAAGAATATTTTAGCGGGTGTTTATCTTAATAAAACACTTCAAGAAGGCGAATCAATTAAAATTCAAAACACCGAAGGTAAGATCTTGCAAATTAGAACAATTTTGACAAATATTGAAACTACTAAACATACCCTTGCAAATTCATTAATTTATCTTAATTGTTTTATTTAG